A genomic stretch from Sphingomonas sp. HDW15A includes:
- a CDS encoding threonine ammonia-lyase has protein sequence MTDARPTFADIKAAADRIRGAVVETPMLLSRTLSEIVDAEVWLKFENLQFTAAYKERGALNKLLQLSDEEKQRGVIAASAGNHAQAVAYHGARLGIPVTIVMPEPTPTIKVVQTEGHGAHVVLHGKGFDDAYAHARELEQGEGYVFVHPFDDPAIIAGAGTIGIEMLEAAPNLDMLVVPIGGGGLISGVATAAKAIKPGIRVVGVEAEMFPAMKNIVEGKEMTIGGDTLAEGIAVKHPGMLTREIIKDLVDRIDLVPEAAIEHAVATLVGIEKTVVEGAGAAGLAAILGEPERYRGRRVGTILCGGNIDTHLLANVLVRELVRCGRIARLKIAAEDRPGALAAITAIFFECGVNIIETNHHRVFSALPAKDTMIEVECEARDAQAIERLVKRLENASFKVERNTLE, from the coding sequence ATGACCGACGCACGACCGACTTTCGCCGACATAAAGGCCGCGGCCGACCGCATTCGCGGCGCGGTGGTCGAGACGCCAATGCTGCTCAGCCGAACGCTCAGCGAAATCGTCGATGCGGAAGTCTGGCTGAAGTTTGAAAACCTGCAGTTCACTGCCGCATACAAGGAGCGCGGTGCGCTCAACAAGTTGCTGCAATTGTCGGACGAAGAAAAGCAGCGGGGCGTGATCGCCGCCTCGGCCGGAAACCATGCGCAGGCCGTCGCTTATCACGGAGCTCGCCTCGGAATCCCGGTGACGATCGTCATGCCGGAGCCTACCCCGACCATCAAGGTCGTCCAGACCGAAGGTCATGGCGCCCATGTTGTGCTCCACGGCAAGGGATTCGACGATGCCTATGCCCATGCTCGCGAGCTCGAGCAGGGTGAGGGCTACGTCTTCGTCCACCCATTCGACGATCCAGCGATCATCGCCGGGGCAGGGACAATCGGGATCGAAATGCTCGAGGCTGCCCCAAACCTCGACATGCTGGTCGTGCCGATTGGCGGCGGCGGGCTGATCAGCGGTGTTGCCACTGCGGCCAAGGCGATCAAGCCTGGGATTCGCGTCGTCGGAGTGGAAGCGGAAATGTTCCCGGCGATGAAGAATATCGTCGAGGGCAAGGAAATGACGATCGGCGGCGACACGCTGGCCGAGGGCATTGCCGTCAAGCATCCTGGAATGCTGACCCGCGAGATTATCAAGGACCTGGTCGACCGCATCGATCTTGTTCCGGAAGCGGCGATCGAGCATGCCGTCGCGACGTTGGTCGGGATCGAGAAGACCGTCGTCGAAGGCGCCGGCGCGGCCGGCCTCGCCGCGATCCTCGGCGAGCCGGAACGCTATCGCGGCCGCAGGGTCGGCACGATCCTGTGCGGCGGCAACATCGACACGCATTTGCTCGCCAATGTGCTGGTTCGCGAGCTTGTCCGCTGCGGTCGCATCGCCCGGCTGAAAATCGCCGCCGAGGACAGGCCCGGCGCGCTCGCCGCGATCACCGCAATTTTCTTCGAGTGCGGCGTAAACATCATCGAGACCAACCATCACCGCGTGTTCAGCGCGCTTCCGGCCAAGGACACGATGATCGAGGTCGAGTGCGAGGCACGCGATGCGCAGGCCATCGAGCGGCTCGTCAAACGGCTGGAAAACGCCAGCTTCAAGGTCGAGCGCAATACCTTGGAATAG